In a genomic window of Candidatus Moranella endobia PCIT:
- the pheT gene encoding phenylalanine--tRNA ligase subunit beta has protein sequence MKFSELWLRELVNPAIDSSALAEQMTMAGLEVECIEPVASSFTGVVVGKVVECRTHPNTNKLWVTKVDIGCDRQLDVVCGAPNCRADLLVVVAKTGAVLPGNLKIKAIKWRGAFSEGMLCSCSELGISNCTNGMGIIELPADSPIGQDIRNYLQLNDNIFSMNVTPNRADCLCLLGIARDVAVLNRMPLVQPVIEMVSPLIVDAVPIHIDQNNACPRYLGRVVKNINVNASTPLWMKEKLRRSGLQSVNTIVDITNYVQLELGQPMHAFDLDRISGGIVVRHARHDEALTLLDGREVKLLPDTLVIADYSKVLAIAGIVGGAFSSIKPTTRDVVLECAFFHPLAITGRASSYGLHTNASYRYERGVDPALQPRAMERATALLISICGGNPGPVIEVTYETELDQPSNIYLQRENLDRLIGYVIPDEEVSNILLRLGFQVSRRDENWQVLTPSWRFDIAIEEDLIEEIVRIYGYDVIPSVPVRANLLMPHHSEAELPLLRAKTLLVDRGYQEAITYSFVNPTSQSMLHPQQEPLVLPRPMAQDMSAMRLSLWTGLLSVVVNNQNRQQKRIRLFESGLRFVPDHVADMGIRQELILAGVITGPQFSAHWDQSCQPVDFYDAKGDIEAILELTGTLNDIEFRATRHPALHPGQSAAIYRKHEVIGLLGMIHPELESKLNLMSCTIVFELIWKNIAKCKIPKAQNISSFPANRRDIAVVVANDVAAADVLAECRKVLANKLFGVTLFDIYRNSSVKAGFKSLAIRLILQDPISPLKEDEINTIVAKCVMAIKQRFHASLRD, from the coding sequence ATGAAATTCAGTGAACTTTGGCTGCGTGAATTGGTAAATCCAGCAATAGATAGCTCAGCGTTAGCGGAGCAGATGACCATGGCTGGACTAGAAGTAGAATGTATAGAACCTGTTGCGAGCAGTTTTACTGGGGTGGTAGTTGGCAAAGTAGTAGAATGTCGAACGCATCCTAATACAAATAAATTGTGGGTAACCAAAGTTGATATCGGCTGCGATCGACAGCTAGATGTTGTTTGCGGTGCACCCAACTGTCGTGCTGATCTGCTGGTAGTGGTGGCAAAAACGGGCGCTGTGTTGCCAGGAAACTTAAAGATTAAGGCTATAAAATGGCGCGGTGCGTTCTCTGAGGGAATGTTGTGCTCATGTTCTGAATTAGGTATTTCCAACTGCACTAATGGCATGGGCATTATTGAACTGCCCGCAGATTCGCCTATCGGCCAGGATATCCGCAACTATCTCCAGCTTAATGATAATATCTTCAGCATGAACGTCACACCGAATCGAGCCGATTGTCTTTGTTTGCTAGGTATTGCTCGCGATGTTGCGGTGCTTAACCGCATGCCACTTGTACAGCCGGTCATCGAGATGGTGTCTCCGTTGATCGTCGATGCTGTGCCGATTCACATTGACCAGAACAACGCCTGTCCACGCTATTTGGGCAGAGTGGTGAAAAATATCAACGTCAATGCTTCAACGCCACTATGGATGAAAGAAAAACTACGCCGCAGTGGTCTGCAGTCGGTGAATACCATAGTTGATATTACCAACTATGTACAGTTAGAACTGGGACAGCCCATGCATGCATTTGATCTAGATCGAATTTCTGGGGGTATTGTGGTACGTCATGCTAGGCATGATGAGGCACTTACGTTGCTTGATGGTAGAGAAGTCAAGCTGTTACCTGATACGCTAGTAATTGCTGACTATAGCAAAGTGCTAGCGATAGCCGGCATTGTTGGCGGTGCCTTCTCCAGTATCAAACCAACCACCCGCGACGTAGTGCTAGAATGCGCTTTTTTTCATCCTTTGGCTATCACTGGTCGCGCTAGCAGTTACGGACTACACACCAATGCTTCCTACCGATACGAACGCGGCGTGGATCCGGCGTTGCAACCGCGCGCTATGGAGCGGGCAACGGCGCTATTAATCTCAATTTGCGGAGGTAATCCGGGACCAGTTATAGAGGTTACCTATGAAACCGAACTTGATCAACCATCCAACATTTACCTGCAACGGGAAAACCTAGACCGTTTGATAGGATATGTTATACCGGACGAGGAAGTTAGCAATATCTTGCTCCGTCTTGGCTTCCAGGTCAGCCGCCGCGATGAGAACTGGCAAGTTCTGACACCTAGCTGGCGTTTCGATATAGCTATAGAAGAAGATTTAATTGAAGAGATCGTGCGTATCTATGGTTACGATGTAATCCCTTCGGTTCCAGTACGAGCAAACTTGTTGATGCCGCATCATAGCGAAGCAGAGCTGCCGCTGTTACGTGCTAAAACACTACTAGTAGACCGCGGTTATCAGGAAGCTATAACTTATAGTTTTGTCAACCCCACAAGCCAGTCAATGCTCCATCCGCAGCAGGAACCACTAGTACTACCACGTCCAATGGCCCAAGATATGTCCGCCATGCGTTTGTCGTTATGGACTGGCCTGCTTAGTGTGGTGGTAAATAATCAGAATCGTCAGCAGAAGCGGATCAGACTGTTTGAAAGTGGGTTGCGCTTTGTTCCTGATCATGTAGCCGACATGGGCATTCGTCAGGAGCTGATATTGGCAGGAGTAATCACAGGTCCGCAGTTTAGTGCACATTGGGATCAGTCGTGCCAGCCGGTTGATTTTTACGATGCCAAGGGCGATATTGAGGCAATACTGGAGCTGACGGGAACATTAAACGATATTGAATTTAGGGCAACACGACATCCCGCACTACATCCTGGGCAAAGTGCTGCAATTTATCGTAAACATGAAGTAATTGGATTACTTGGGATGATTCATCCTGAGCTTGAGTCAAAACTTAATTTAATGAGCTGCACAATCGTATTTGAACTTATCTGGAAGAATATTGCCAAATGTAAAATACCTAAGGCGCAGAATATTTCATCTTTTCCTGCTAACCGACGCGATATCGCAGTAGTGGTAGCTAATGATGTCGCCGCCGCCGATGTTCTCGCAGAGTGTAGAAAAGTGCTTGCAAATAAGTTATTTGGTGTAACTTTATTTGACATATATCGCAACAGTAGCGTCAAGGCAGGGTTTAAAAGTCTTGCTATCAGATTAATCTTACAGGATCCAATTAGTCCTCTAAAAGAGGATGAGATTAACACTATCGTTGCTAAATGCGTGATGGCAATAAAGCAGCGCTTCCACGCCTCCTTGAGGGATTGA
- the rplT gene encoding 50S ribosomal protein L20, whose protein sequence is MARVKRGVVAHARHKKILQQSNGYYGARSRVYRVAFQAVIKAGQYAYRDRRQKKRQFRKLWIARINATARQQGISYSKLINGLKRSSIEIDRKILADIAVFDKTAFAALTDKAKCALAG, encoded by the coding sequence ATGGCTCGCGTAAAACGCGGTGTGGTAGCACACGCACGTCATAAAAAAATATTACAACAATCGAATGGCTACTACGGCGCCCGTTCGCGTGTTTACCGTGTTGCCTTCCAGGCTGTTATCAAAGCCGGCCAGTATGCTTACCGTGACCGCCGGCAAAAGAAACGTCAGTTCCGTAAACTGTGGATTGCGCGAATTAACGCTACTGCTCGTCAGCAGGGTATTTCTTACAGCAAGCTTATCAATGGTCTGAAAAGATCTTCTATAGAGATTGACCGTAAAATTTTGGCCGATATTGCAGTATTTGACAAAACAGCATTTGCCGCTCTGACAGATAAAGCAAAATGTGCCTTAGCAGGTTGA
- the thrS gene encoding threonine--tRNA ligase yields the protein MPVITLADGSKLQLTKPVSPLDIARNIGGASFAQACIAGRVNGELVDAFDVIEHDAQLSIITANDEAGLEIIRQSCAHLLGHAIKQLWPNTKIAIGMVIDKGFYYDVDLDHTLTKDDLDLLEKHMHELANKNYSIIKEKVSWQQARDEFTSRGEDYKVAILDENINRNDQPVLYHHEEYVDMCRGPHVPNMSFCHHFTLQKTSGAYWRGNHKNKMLQRIYGTAWGNKKQLNTYLQQLEEAAKRDHRKIGKQLDLYHMQEEAPGMLFWHNDGLIIFRELEAFLRMKLKDYQYQEVKGPLMMDRMLWENTGHWENYASHMFTTSSENREYCIKPMNCPGHVQMFNQGLKSYRDLPMRIAEFGSCHRNEPSGSLHGLMRVRGFTQDDAHIFCTEDQIHNEVNNCIKMVYDIYATFGFEKIFVKLSTRPEHHIGSDEVWNRAEQDLAATLTENGMLFEYQPGEGAFYGPKIEFVLLDCLDRAWQCGTVQLDFSMPGRLNAFYVGENNERLVPVMIHRAILGSMERFIGILTEEYAGCYPTWLAPTQVVTMNITDHQSVYVENLTDKLSTAGIRVKADLRNEKIGFKIRTHTLRRVPYMLVCGDKEMETGEVTVRTRRGKNLGSIDVNKLIVKLQQEISSRNLHNMEE from the coding sequence ATGCCCGTTATAACTCTCGCTGATGGCAGTAAACTTCAGCTTACAAAGCCTGTTTCTCCACTTGATATCGCACGTAATATAGGTGGTGCAAGCTTTGCTCAAGCTTGCATTGCCGGCAGAGTTAACGGTGAATTGGTAGATGCTTTTGATGTTATTGAGCACGACGCCCAGCTCTCAATCATTACTGCAAATGATGAGGCGGGATTGGAAATCATCCGCCAATCCTGCGCGCATTTACTGGGGCACGCCATAAAGCAATTATGGCCAAATACCAAAATAGCAATCGGGATGGTCATTGATAAAGGTTTTTATTATGATGTTGATCTAGACCATACCCTAACCAAGGATGATCTCGATCTGCTAGAAAAACATATGCACGAACTAGCAAACAAAAATTATAGTATCATCAAAGAAAAAGTTAGCTGGCAACAGGCCCGTGATGAGTTTACTTCGCGTGGTGAGGATTATAAAGTTGCTATACTTGACGAAAATATCAACCGCAATGATCAGCCAGTGCTGTATCATCATGAAGAATATGTGGACATGTGCCGCGGTCCACACGTTCCCAATATGAGTTTCTGCCACCACTTCACTTTGCAAAAAACCTCAGGTGCTTACTGGCGCGGCAATCACAAAAACAAAATGCTGCAGCGTATTTACGGTACTGCCTGGGGAAATAAAAAACAGCTTAATACCTATTTGCAACAGCTGGAAGAAGCTGCTAAGCGCGATCATCGTAAGATAGGTAAGCAGCTTGACCTCTATCATATGCAGGAAGAAGCACCTGGCATGCTCTTCTGGCACAACGATGGCTTGATTATATTCCGTGAGCTAGAAGCGTTTTTACGGATGAAACTGAAAGATTATCAATATCAGGAAGTTAAAGGGCCCTTAATGATGGACCGCATGCTTTGGGAAAATACTGGCCATTGGGAAAATTATGCTTCTCATATGTTTACTACTTCATCTGAAAATCGTGAATATTGTATCAAACCGATGAATTGTCCCGGACATGTGCAGATGTTTAATCAGGGTTTGAAGTCTTATCGCGATCTACCGATGCGCATAGCTGAATTCGGTAGTTGTCACCGCAATGAACCATCCGGCTCGCTACACGGCTTAATGCGTGTGCGCGGCTTTACCCAAGATGACGCCCATATCTTCTGTACTGAAGACCAAATACACAATGAAGTAAATAATTGCATTAAAATGGTGTATGACATATATGCTACTTTTGGTTTCGAAAAAATTTTTGTCAAACTGTCCACTAGACCAGAACATCATATTGGTAGCGATGAAGTTTGGAACAGGGCTGAGCAGGATTTAGCCGCAACGCTAACGGAAAATGGTATGCTCTTTGAATACCAACCAGGTGAGGGAGCTTTTTATGGTCCGAAAATTGAATTTGTGCTTCTTGATTGTCTGGACCGTGCCTGGCAATGTGGTACAGTACAACTAGACTTTTCAATGCCAGGTCGTTTAAACGCCTTTTATGTTGGAGAAAATAACGAACGTTTGGTCCCGGTTATGATTCACCGCGCTATTTTAGGGTCAATGGAAAGATTTATTGGCATTCTTACAGAAGAATATGCTGGTTGCTACCCTACCTGGCTGGCACCGACACAGGTTGTTACAATGAATATTACCGATCATCAGTCAGTATATGTCGAAAACCTAACGGACAAACTGTCAACAGCAGGTATTAGGGTAAAAGCAGACTTGAGAAATGAAAAAATAGGCTTTAAAATTCGCACACATACTTTGCGTCGCGTGCCTTACATGTTAGTCTGTGGAGATAAAGAGATGGAAACAGGTGAGGTTACTGTGCGTACACGCCGGGGTAAAAACCTTGGTAGCATCGACGTTAACAAGCTTATTGTAAAGCTGCAGCAAGAAATCAGTAGCCGTAATCTTCATAATATGGAGGAATAA
- the pheS gene encoding phenylalanine--tRNA ligase subunit alpha, with product MQNITELVIQATLDIAKSQDLDALEHVRVEYFGKKGIFTQKMKMLQDLAPSERPAAGVVFNQAKYDVQQALIERKTKLSKSALKDRLAAEQLDVSLPGRRMANGGLHPISRTIARIEHFFNGLGFSVATGPEIEDDYHNFDALNIPAHHPVRADQDTFWFDATRLLRTQTSSVQIRTMKAQQPPIRMIATGRVYRKDYDQTHTPMFHQMEGLIIDTNISFTNLKGTVHDFIRNFFEEDLQVRFRPSFFPFTEPSAEVDVMGKNGRWLEVLGCGMVHPNVQRHVGIDPKIYSGFAFGMGIERLTMLRYGVMDLRAFFENDLRFLKQFN from the coding sequence ATGCAAAACATCACAGAGTTGGTTATACAAGCTACATTAGACATCGCCAAGTCCCAGGATCTGGATGCTTTAGAGCATGTGCGCGTTGAATATTTCGGCAAAAAAGGTATTTTTACCCAAAAAATGAAGATGCTACAGGATCTAGCACCAAGTGAGCGGCCGGCGGCTGGTGTAGTGTTTAATCAAGCTAAGTATGACGTGCAGCAAGCGCTGATAGAACGTAAAACAAAACTTAGTAAATCAGCGTTGAAGGATAGGCTAGCAGCCGAGCAGTTAGACGTATCGCTACCTGGTAGACGCATGGCAAATGGCGGTTTGCACCCCATATCGCGCACTATAGCACGTATTGAGCATTTCTTCAATGGACTTGGTTTTTCGGTCGCTACCGGTCCTGAAATAGAAGATGATTATCATAATTTCGATGCCCTAAATATTCCCGCGCATCACCCAGTGCGCGCCGATCAAGATACTTTCTGGTTTGACGCTACTCGTTTATTGCGTACCCAGACATCCAGCGTTCAAATCCGCACTATGAAAGCGCAGCAGCCTCCTATCCGTATGATTGCCACTGGACGGGTGTACCGTAAGGATTACGACCAAACCCATACACCTATGTTTCATCAGATGGAGGGGCTTATTATTGATACTAATATTAGTTTCACCAACTTGAAGGGCACAGTGCATGATTTTATACGTAATTTTTTTGAAGAAGATCTGCAGGTTAGGTTCCGTCCATCTTTTTTTCCTTTTACCGAACCTTCTGCTGAAGTGGACGTTATGGGTAAAAATGGCCGCTGGCTGGAAGTGTTGGGATGCGGGATGGTACACCCTAATGTTCAGCGACACGTCGGCATTGACCCCAAAATATATTCAGGTTTTGCCTTTGGCATGGGTATTGAGCGATTGACAATGCTACGTTATGGTGTCATGGATTTACGTGCATTTTTCGAAAATGATCTGCGTTTTCTAAAACAATTCAACTAA
- the aroE gene encoding shikimate dehydrogenase, with protein MDTYAVFGNPIHHSRSPYIHALFATLTGLSHPYKRVMAPLESFEHTLWHFFEAGGLGANITLPFKERAFSLCDKLTERGLLAGAVNTIKKLPDGSYLGDNTDGIGLVSDLKRLHILRQDSRVLLIGAGGATRGVIQPLLAYGCQIVLTNRTFSRAQKLVDFYHSDISALPLEQLRTPDYDLIINATSTGVQGNIPILPVSVITPVVCCYDMFYQPGGDTPFITWCRRHGALICADGLGMLVGQAASAFLLWHGVLPPILPVLKILRAEL; from the coding sequence ATGGATACCTATGCCGTTTTTGGCAATCCTATTCACCACAGTCGTTCACCATACATTCATGCGCTTTTTGCTACTTTAACCGGTTTATCCCACCCTTATAAACGAGTTATGGCGCCGCTGGAAAGTTTTGAACACACGTTGTGGCATTTCTTTGAAGCAGGCGGTTTAGGAGCGAATATTACCCTACCGTTTAAAGAACGTGCCTTCTCTTTATGCGATAAATTAACCGAACGTGGGTTGTTGGCCGGAGCAGTAAATACTATCAAGAAACTACCAGATGGATCATACCTGGGGGATAACACTGACGGCATTGGCTTAGTAAGTGATTTAAAGCGTCTTCATATACTGCGTCAAGACAGTAGGGTGCTATTAATTGGTGCGGGCGGCGCAACGCGTGGTGTGATTCAGCCTTTGCTGGCTTATGGCTGCCAAATTGTACTTACCAACCGTACTTTTTCCCGTGCGCAGAAACTGGTAGATTTTTACCACAGCGATATTAGTGCGCTACCGCTGGAACAACTCAGAACGCCTGATTACGATCTAATTATTAATGCAACATCGACTGGTGTACAGGGTAACATCCCAATACTGCCTGTGTCGGTTATTACACCAGTAGTTTGCTGTTACGATATGTTTTATCAACCAGGTGGCGATACGCCTTTTATCACCTGGTGTCGACGGCACGGTGCGCTCATCTGCGCCGATGGGCTTGGTATGCTGGTGGGCCAAGCCGCCTCAGCATTTTTACTGTGGCATGGCGTATTGCCACCAATTTTGCCGGTGCTAAAAATCCTGCGCGCGGAGCTATAA
- the rpmI gene encoding 50S ribosomal protein L35 — protein MPKIKTVRGAAKRFKKTASGGFQRKYAGLRHLLTKKSTKHKRHLRLKSSLSQNDLGSVVRCLPYA, from the coding sequence ATGCCAAAAATAAAGACTGTACGCGGTGCCGCAAAACGCTTTAAAAAAACTGCTTCAGGAGGTTTTCAGCGTAAGTATGCTGGCCTACGTCATCTACTAACCAAAAAATCAACTAAGCATAAGCGTCATCTTCGACTGAAATCCAGTCTTTCTCAAAATGATTTGGGTTCGGTTGTGCGTTGCTTGCCGTACGCGTAA
- the infC gene encoding translation initiation factor IF-3 produces MKGGKLVQSARTHRINQEISAAEVRLTDIDGKQIGVVYLKEALAKADETGVDLVEISPNAEPPVCRIMDYGKFLYEKSKSIKEQKKKQRVIQIKEIKFRPGTDEGDYQVKLRNLIRFLEEGDKAKITIRFRGREMAHQQIGIELLNRVRDDLSELAVVESFPSKIEGRQAIMVLAPHKK; encoded by the coding sequence ATTAAAGGCGGAAAACTAGTTCAATCAGCGCGCACCCATCGCATTAACCAAGAAATAAGCGCCGCAGAGGTTCGTCTTACCGATATTGATGGTAAGCAGATTGGTGTTGTCTACTTGAAGGAAGCGCTTGCAAAAGCAGATGAAACAGGTGTTGATTTAGTAGAAATTAGTCCAAATGCCGAACCTCCGGTTTGCCGAATCATGGATTATGGTAAGTTCCTATATGAAAAAAGCAAATCAATCAAAGAACAAAAGAAAAAACAAAGAGTTATCCAGATTAAAGAAATAAAATTTCGTCCTGGTACAGATGAAGGCGACTATCAGGTCAAACTACGTAACTTGATTCGATTTCTGGAAGAAGGCGATAAAGCTAAAATAACTATAAGATTTCGCGGACGTGAAATGGCGCACCAGCAGATTGGCATCGAATTACTGAACCGCGTTCGCGATGATCTAAGTGAACTGGCAGTAGTCGAATCTTTTCCGTCCAAAATTGAAGGACGCCAGGCAATCATGGTGCTGGCACCCCATAAGAAATAG